The following coding sequences are from one Nicotiana tomentosiformis chromosome 3, ASM39032v3, whole genome shotgun sequence window:
- the LOC138907692 gene encoding uncharacterized protein translates to MTVEAVPQQDKTQITGRKRPPGPFPQRLAKYQKDEQYKKFMEMLKQIQVNIPLIDALREMPGYDKMMKDLMSRKFEFQDLANVTLSQSCSAVVTRPIAEKLSDPGSFPIPCTIGSYAFAKVLCDLGASINLMPLAIYKRLGIGRARPTSMLLQLADRTVKRPSGVHDDVLVQVGKFVFLADFVILDCRVDEEIPIILGRSFLATGEH, encoded by the coding sequence ATGACAGTAGAAGCAGTGCCTCAGCAGGATAAGACTCAAATCACAGGACGGAAGCGACCTCCAGGACCATTCCCacagagattggccaaatatcagaaggatgagcagtataagaaattcatggagatgttgaaACAAATCCAGGTAAACATTCCACTAATTGACGCCTTGAGGGAGATGCCTGGGTATGACAAAATGATGAAGGATTTGATGTCTCGCAAGTTTGAATTCCAAGACTTGGCCAATGTTACCCTATCCCAGTCCTGTAGTGCTGTCGTGAcgagacccatagctgagaagttgTCAGACCCAGGGAGTTTCCcaatcccatgcacaataggcagctatgcttttgctaaagtattgtgtgatttgggggcaagcataaacttgatgcccttggctatatacaaaaggttaggcattggaagagcaagacCCACATCAATGTTACTACAGCTAGCCGACCGGACAGTGAAGAGGCCATCAGGTGTCCATGATGATGTACTAGTGCAAGTTGGAAAGTTTGTGTTTCtagcagattttgtcattttggactgccgggttgacgaggagattcccataattttgggaagatcATTCTTGGCCACTGGGGAGCActga